A genomic window from Streptomyces mirabilis includes:
- a CDS encoding GNAT family N-acetyltransferase, whose amino-acid sequence MSSTSRTDTTTDVGTFTIRPLDPVQDAELLHGWVTHPKAAFWMMREAKLHDVERAYMAIAASEYHDAFLGSLDGEPVFLMERYDPAHLELVGLYEPAPGDVGMHFLVAPADTPVHGFTRAVITAVMEHLFADPTTARVVVEPDVRNTAVHALNEAVGFVPEREIQKPEKRALLSFCTRERFERAAGVTV is encoded by the coding sequence ATGAGCTCCACGAGCCGTACAGACACGACCACCGACGTGGGCACCTTCACCATCCGCCCCCTCGACCCCGTCCAGGACGCCGAGCTGCTGCACGGCTGGGTGACGCACCCCAAGGCCGCCTTCTGGATGATGCGGGAGGCGAAACTGCACGACGTGGAGCGCGCGTACATGGCCATCGCGGCCAGCGAGTACCACGACGCGTTCCTGGGCTCGCTGGACGGCGAACCCGTGTTCCTGATGGAGCGCTACGACCCGGCGCACCTGGAGCTGGTCGGGCTGTACGAGCCCGCGCCCGGAGACGTCGGCATGCACTTCCTGGTCGCTCCGGCGGACACACCGGTGCACGGGTTCACCCGGGCGGTGATCACCGCGGTGATGGAGCACCTGTTCGCCGACCCGACGACCGCGCGGGTCGTCGTCGAGCCCGACGTGCGCAACACGGCCGTGCACGCGCTGAACGAAGCGGTCGGGTTCGTGCCCGAGCGCGAGATACAGAAGCCGGAGAAAAGGGCGTTGCTGAGCTTCTGCACCCGGGAGCGGTTCGAGCGGGCGGCGGGGGTGACCGTATGA
- a CDS encoding IucA/IucC family siderophore biosynthesis protein, translated as MSLADAVAHLSPERWERANRLLVRKALAEFAHERLITPESEGDGGYVVRSDDGVTRYRFTATLRSLDHWQVDPESITRRRDGAELPVAALDFFIELKTSLGLSDEVLPVYLEEISSTLSGTCFKLTKPQIPSAELAKASFQEIETGMTEGHPCFVANNGRLGFGVHEYLSYAPETASPIRLVWLAAHRSRAAFTAGVGIAYESFVRAELGAGTVERFAATLTEQGLDPEDYLLIPVHPWQWWNKLSVTFAAEVAQRHLVCLGEGDDAYLAQQSIRTFFNTTSPKKHYVKTALSVLNMGFMRGLSAAYMEATPAINDWLAQLVENDPVFKSTGLSVIRERAAVGYRHLEYEAATDRYSPYRKMLAALWRESPVPSLQEGESLATMASLLHVDHAGASFAGALIEQSGLTPVEWLRRYLRAYFTPLLHSFYAYDLVYMPHGENVILVLKDGAVQRAIYKDIAEEIAVLDPQAVLPPVVERIRVEVPEDKRLLSVFTDVFDCFFRFLAADLAGEGILDEDDFWRTVAESVREYQESAPELADKFRQYDMFAPEFALSCLNRLQLRDNRQMVDLADPSGALRLVGSLKNPIAGL; from the coding sequence ATGAGCCTCGCCGACGCCGTGGCCCACCTCTCCCCCGAGCGCTGGGAGCGCGCCAACCGCCTCCTCGTCCGCAAGGCCCTCGCCGAGTTCGCGCACGAGCGCCTCATCACTCCGGAGTCCGAGGGCGACGGCGGGTACGTCGTCCGCAGCGACGACGGCGTGACCCGCTACCGCTTCACCGCCACCCTGCGCTCCCTCGACCACTGGCAGGTCGACCCCGAGTCGATCACCCGTCGTCGCGACGGGGCCGAACTGCCGGTCGCCGCACTCGACTTCTTCATCGAGCTGAAGACGTCGCTGGGCCTGAGCGACGAGGTGCTGCCGGTCTACCTGGAGGAGATCTCCTCCACCCTCTCGGGCACCTGTTTCAAACTCACCAAGCCGCAGATCCCGTCCGCCGAGCTCGCGAAGGCCTCCTTCCAGGAGATCGAGACCGGCATGACCGAGGGCCACCCCTGCTTCGTGGCCAACAACGGGCGGCTCGGCTTCGGCGTGCACGAGTACCTCTCGTACGCGCCCGAGACCGCGAGCCCGATCCGGCTGGTGTGGCTGGCCGCGCACCGCTCCCGGGCCGCCTTCACCGCGGGTGTGGGCATCGCGTACGAGTCCTTCGTCCGCGCGGAGCTGGGCGCCGGGACGGTCGAGCGGTTCGCCGCCACCCTGACCGAACAGGGCCTCGACCCCGAGGACTACCTGCTCATCCCCGTCCACCCCTGGCAGTGGTGGAACAAGCTCTCGGTGACCTTCGCGGCCGAGGTCGCCCAGCGCCATCTGGTCTGCCTCGGCGAGGGCGACGACGCGTACCTGGCCCAGCAGTCCATCCGGACGTTCTTCAACACCACCAGCCCCAAGAAGCACTATGTGAAGACGGCGCTGAGCGTCCTCAACATGGGCTTCATGCGCGGTCTGTCCGCCGCCTACATGGAGGCGACCCCGGCCATCAACGACTGGCTGGCCCAGCTCGTCGAGAACGACCCGGTGTTCAAGTCCACCGGCCTGTCGGTCATCCGCGAGCGCGCCGCCGTCGGCTACCGCCACCTGGAGTACGAGGCCGCCACCGACCGCTACTCCCCGTACCGCAAAATGCTCGCGGCCCTGTGGCGCGAGAGCCCGGTCCCCTCGCTCCAGGAGGGCGAGAGCCTGGCCACCATGGCCTCCCTCCTCCATGTCGACCACGCGGGTGCCTCCTTCGCGGGCGCGCTGATCGAGCAGTCAGGGCTGACCCCCGTGGAGTGGCTGCGCCGCTATCTGCGCGCCTACTTCACGCCCCTCCTGCACAGCTTCTACGCCTATGACCTGGTCTACATGCCACACGGCGAGAACGTCATCCTCGTCCTCAAGGACGGCGCCGTGCAGCGCGCGATCTACAAGGACATCGCCGAGGAGATCGCCGTCCTGGACCCGCAGGCGGTGCTGCCGCCCGTGGTCGAGCGGATCCGCGTCGAGGTCCCCGAGGACAAAAGACTGCTGTCCGTCTTCACGGACGTCTTCGACTGCTTCTTCCGCTTCCTGGCGGCCGACCTGGCGGGCGAGGGCATCCTCGACGAGGACGACTTCTGGCGGACGGTCGCCGAGTCCGTACGCGAGTACCAGGAGTCGGCGCCGGAGCTCGCCGACAAGTTCCGGCAGTACGACATGTTCGCGCCCGAGTTCGCGCTGTCCTGCCTCAACCGGCTCCAGCTGCGCGACAACAGGCAGATGGTGGACCTGGCCGATCCGTCCGGCGCGCTCCGGCTGGTCGGCAGCCTGAAGAACCCGATCGCGGGTCTCTGA
- a CDS encoding beta-N-acetylhexosaminidase, with translation MRQHRTPRLLGTLLLVAAAGVSVAGAAHSESGRTATPLGQVVPAPASVHAGGSPYRITDGTRIRVEDSPQARRVGAYLADVLRPSTGYRLPVTTHGTGGIRLRIAAGSTGAEGYRLDSGRSGVTITAAAPAGLFHGVQTLRQLLPAAVEKNSVQAGPWLVAGGTIKDSPRYGYRGAMLDVSRHFFGVAQVKRYIDELALYKVNKLHLHLSDDQGWRIAIDSWPRLATYGGSTQVGGGHGGYYTKADYKEIVRYAASRYLEVVPEIDMPGHTNAALASYAQLNCNGTAPPLYTGTDVGFSSLCVAKPVTYDFVDDVVRELAALTPGKYLHIGGDEAHSTSHADYVTFMDKVQPVVAKYGKTVIGWHQLTGAHPVKGAIAQYWGLDDTSATEKAQVAAAARNGTGLVLSPADRVYLDMKYTADTPLGQDWAGLVEVKRSYDWDPGAYLPGAPASAIRGVEAPLWSETIVTGADIDYMTFPRLPGAAELGWSPASTHDWDTYKARLAAQGPRWEALGIGYYRSPQVPWPTA, from the coding sequence GTGAGACAGCACAGAACGCCCCGTCTTCTCGGTACGCTGCTGCTCGTGGCGGCCGCCGGTGTCTCAGTCGCCGGTGCCGCACACTCCGAGTCGGGCCGCACCGCGACCCCGCTCGGGCAGGTGGTGCCGGCCCCCGCCTCGGTCCACGCGGGCGGATCCCCGTATCGCATCACCGACGGCACCCGTATCCGGGTCGAGGACTCGCCTCAGGCCCGCCGGGTCGGCGCGTATCTGGCCGACGTCCTGCGTCCCTCCACCGGGTACCGACTGCCCGTCACCACGCACGGTACGGGCGGTATCCGGCTGCGGATCGCGGCGGGGTCCACGGGCGCCGAGGGCTATCGCCTGGACAGCGGGCGAAGTGGCGTCACCATCACGGCCGCCGCGCCCGCCGGGCTCTTCCACGGCGTGCAGACGCTGCGCCAACTGCTGCCCGCCGCCGTCGAGAAGAACTCCGTGCAGGCCGGCCCCTGGCTCGTGGCGGGCGGCACCATCAAGGACAGCCCGCGCTACGGCTACCGCGGCGCGATGCTCGACGTCTCCCGGCACTTCTTCGGTGTCGCGCAAGTCAAGCGGTACATCGACGAGTTGGCCCTCTACAAGGTCAACAAGCTGCATCTGCACCTGAGTGACGACCAGGGCTGGCGCATCGCGATCGACTCCTGGCCGCGGCTCGCCACGTACGGAGGGTCCACGCAGGTCGGCGGCGGGCACGGGGGCTACTACACCAAGGCCGACTACAAGGAGATCGTGCGATACGCGGCCTCCCGCTATCTGGAGGTCGTCCCGGAGATCGACATGCCGGGTCACACCAACGCCGCGCTCGCCTCGTACGCCCAGCTGAACTGCAACGGGACCGCGCCCCCGCTCTACACGGGCACCGACGTCGGGTTCAGCTCGCTGTGCGTGGCGAAGCCGGTGACGTACGACTTCGTGGACGACGTCGTGCGGGAGCTGGCGGCCCTCACGCCGGGCAAGTACCTCCACATCGGCGGGGACGAGGCCCACTCCACCAGCCACGCCGACTACGTCACCTTCATGGACAAGGTGCAGCCGGTCGTCGCCAAGTACGGGAAGACCGTGATCGGCTGGCACCAGCTGACCGGGGCGCACCCGGTGAAGGGCGCGATCGCGCAGTACTGGGGGCTCGACGACACCAGTGCCACGGAGAAGGCGCAGGTCGCCGCGGCCGCGCGGAACGGGACGGGGCTCGTGCTGTCGCCCGCCGACCGGGTCTACCTCGACATGAAGTACACCGCCGACACCCCGCTCGGGCAGGACTGGGCGGGCCTGGTGGAGGTGAAGCGGTCCTACGACTGGGATCCGGGCGCCTACCTTCCGGGAGCGCCGGCTTCGGCGATCCGGGGCGTCGAGGCGCCGCTGTGGTCGGAGACCATCGTCACGGGGGCCGACATCGACTACATGACCTTCCCGCGGCTGCCCGGTGCGGCCGAGCTCGGCTGGTCGCCCGCCTCGACGCACGACTGGGACACCTACAAGGCGCGGCTCGCGGCGCAGGGGCCGCGTTGGGAGGCGCTGGGGATCGGCTACTACCGCTCGCCCCAGGTGCCCTGGCCCACGGCGTAA
- a CDS encoding DUF4429 domain-containing protein, translating into MAEIIQKDGTWTFDGDALRLAPGRDKNVSLLRRTLGELTVPLGALAGISFEQGKKSGRLRLRLRDGADPLLQATGGRLAEPNDPYQLTVESDRYGVAEYVVDEVRDALLLDRVPADPVDGYLLPGPSVPLSVSAGDGTASFDGEHVRLEWNWKTEDSKSAAGARSLALTDLTTVEWQPAVGLENGYLRFTVRGAETKAPPKYDPNSVELWGFKKDLLMALVAAAVQARLPHPTASPEAARAAGQPAAIAPEDDHDALLRRLRELGDLHKSGVLTDEEFATAKRAVLKRM; encoded by the coding sequence ATGGCGGAAATCATCCAGAAGGACGGGACGTGGACCTTCGACGGCGACGCGCTGCGGCTGGCTCCGGGGCGCGACAAGAACGTGAGCCTGCTCCGCAGAACCTTGGGTGAACTGACCGTCCCGCTGGGAGCGTTGGCGGGGATTTCCTTCGAACAGGGCAAGAAGAGCGGGCGGTTGCGGCTCCGACTGCGCGACGGTGCCGACCCGCTGCTGCAGGCGACCGGCGGCAGGCTCGCCGAGCCGAACGACCCCTACCAGCTCACCGTGGAGTCCGACCGCTACGGCGTCGCCGAGTACGTCGTGGACGAGGTCCGGGACGCGCTGCTCCTGGACCGGGTGCCGGCCGACCCGGTCGACGGCTATCTGCTCCCGGGCCCCTCCGTGCCGCTGTCCGTCTCCGCCGGCGACGGCACCGCGAGCTTCGACGGCGAGCACGTGCGCCTGGAGTGGAACTGGAAGACCGAGGACTCCAAGTCCGCCGCCGGAGCCCGCTCGCTCGCCCTCACCGACCTCACCACCGTCGAGTGGCAGCCCGCGGTCGGCCTGGAGAACGGCTACCTGCGCTTCACCGTCCGCGGCGCGGAGACCAAGGCCCCACCGAAGTACGACCCCAACTCCGTCGAACTGTGGGGCTTCAAGAAGGACCTGCTGATGGCCCTGGTCGCGGCGGCGGTACAGGCCCGGCTCCCACATCCCACGGCCTCCCCGGAAGCCGCGCGGGCGGCGGGGCAGCCGGCCGCGATCGCCCCGGAGGACGACCACGACGCCCTGCTCCGCCGCCTGCGCGAACTGGGCGACCTCCACAAGTCCGGCGTTCTGACGGACGAGGAGTTCGCCACAGCCAAACGGGCGGTCCTCAAGCGGATGTAG
- a CDS encoding metallophosphoesterase family protein translates to MGVPEKLAERMTMAEQHEYLRAKFSRRNMIRGGAVTLGAVAGGAFVPGAVAQAAAPTLATTSSTEKVDGALVAPFGRHLAFGNDPRTEITVSWQVPAAVKKPFIRIGAHPWDLSRKIEAEVRTVYTPAGVGASGDHTQYYLHAKLTHLRPGKTYYYGVGHAGFDPCAPHLLGTLGTFTTAPSRAEPFTFTAFGDEGVGYHGLANDALLLGQNPSFHLHAGDIAYADPAGAGKKEDTGFDSRIWDQFLAQTETVAKQVPWMPAYGNHDMEAWYSPNGYGGEEARWTLPDNGPDKKNLPGVYSFVYGNTAIISLDANDISFEIPANLGISGGTQTKWLEGQLKKFRASKDVDFIVIFFHHCAYCTSTAHASEGGVRQEWVPLFEKYTVDLVINGHNHQYERTDVIKGDAVTKKLPIGGTAYPETDGVVYVTAGAAGRSLYAFSAPESYEGHENEVDAVASFVNLKDGKQNETVAWSRVRYLNYSFLRVDVTPAHKGRLATLTVRGIAETGAEVDHFTVARRVR, encoded by the coding sequence ATGGGCGTACCGGAGAAGCTCGCCGAGCGCATGACCATGGCAGAGCAGCACGAGTATCTCCGCGCCAAGTTCTCCCGGCGCAACATGATCAGAGGCGGAGCCGTGACCCTCGGCGCCGTCGCGGGGGGCGCCTTCGTGCCCGGCGCCGTCGCACAGGCCGCTGCCCCGACGCTGGCCACCACCTCCTCGACCGAGAAGGTCGACGGCGCCCTCGTCGCCCCCTTCGGCCGGCACCTCGCCTTCGGCAATGACCCGCGTACGGAGATCACGGTCTCCTGGCAGGTTCCGGCCGCGGTGAAGAAGCCGTTCATCCGCATCGGCGCCCACCCCTGGGACCTCTCCCGCAAGATCGAGGCCGAGGTCCGCACCGTCTACACCCCGGCGGGCGTCGGCGCGAGCGGCGACCACACGCAGTACTACCTGCACGCCAAGCTCACCCACCTGCGCCCCGGCAAGACGTACTACTACGGCGTCGGCCACGCGGGCTTCGACCCCTGCGCGCCCCACCTGCTGGGCACGCTCGGCACCTTCACCACCGCGCCCTCGCGCGCGGAGCCGTTCACCTTCACGGCCTTCGGCGACGAGGGTGTCGGCTACCACGGCCTCGCCAACGACGCCCTGCTGCTGGGCCAGAACCCGTCCTTCCACCTGCACGCCGGCGACATCGCGTACGCGGACCCGGCCGGTGCGGGCAAGAAGGAGGACACGGGCTTCGACTCGCGCATCTGGGACCAGTTCCTCGCCCAGACCGAGACGGTCGCCAAGCAGGTCCCGTGGATGCCCGCGTACGGCAACCACGACATGGAGGCCTGGTACTCGCCCAACGGCTACGGCGGCGAAGAGGCCCGCTGGACGCTTCCGGACAACGGGCCCGACAAGAAGAACCTGCCCGGCGTCTACTCCTTCGTCTACGGCAACACGGCGATCATCTCGCTGGACGCCAACGACATCTCCTTCGAGATCCCGGCGAACCTGGGCATCTCCGGAGGAACGCAGACGAAGTGGCTCGAGGGCCAGCTCAAGAAGTTCCGGGCGTCCAAGGACGTCGACTTCATCGTGATCTTCTTCCACCACTGCGCGTACTGCACCTCCACGGCGCACGCCTCGGAGGGGGGCGTGCGACAGGAGTGGGTGCCGCTGTTCGAGAAGTACACGGTGGACCTGGTCATCAACGGCCACAACCACCAGTACGAGCGCACGGACGTCATCAAGGGCGACGCGGTCACCAAGAAGCTGCCGATCGGCGGCACGGCGTACCCGGAGACCGACGGTGTCGTGTACGTGACGGCGGGCGCGGCGGGGCGCAGCCTGTACGCGTTCAGCGCCCCGGAGTCGTACGAGGGCCACGAGAACGAGGTCGACGCCGTCGCCTCCTTCGTCAACCTCAAGGACGGCAAGCAGAACGAGACGGTCGCCTGGTCCCGGGTGCGCTACCTCAACTACTCCTTCCTTCGGGTGGACGTCACGCCCGCGCACAAGGGTCGGCTGGCCACGCTGACGGTGCGGGGGATTGCCGAGACGGGTGCCGAGGTCGACCACTTCACGGTGGCTCGACGGGTTCGATAG